The window CGCTTGCCGGTTAACAGCGCCGGTCATTGGCGCTGTGCGCCATGCCCGGCGCACATAGAGAAGGGGAAGGCTTTTGCGCCTTCCCCTTCGGTTGGAGGGAGGGTGTGGTGTTAGGGCAGTATTATCTTATGGAGCCGCGCCGCATTTCGTGCTCGGACGCCATGTCTGCCAGCTTATCAAGCTGTTCAGCAGTAAGAACATTGTGCAGATCAACGATAGCTTCATACATCACATCTCTGACCGCGTCTCTGGCTTCATCAGCAGCCCCGAGAGTTATCTCCAGGTCTCTTACGGTCAGTGTCGGTGAGGTGAATACCTCTATGAATGTACTGCGCATCTCCGATGATTCTGCAGCATCCATGATTGTTTCTATCTCTTCTCTCGTATCTGCTATTATGCCCTCTACCTGATCGGTTTGATCGGTTGATAGATCCAGTCCTCTGAACATCATC is drawn from Candidatus Aegiribacteria sp. and contains these coding sequences:
- a CDS encoding Spy/CpxP family protein refolding chaperone; translated protein: MKQKVKIIGTLAIAASLLAGTALAQGFGDHSLSGSMRPGGAMTHGSGGPGGPGGQAGGPGFENFERFRMMFRGLDLSTDQTDQVEGIIADTREEIETIMDAAESSEMRSTFIEVFTSPTLTVRDLEITLGAADEARDAVRDVMYEAIVDLHNVLTAEQLDKLADMASEHEMRRGSIR